The sequence below is a genomic window from Gemmatimonadota bacterium.
TCTCCTACACCATCGGCAAGCCAGAGGTAGATGCGCTATCGCCCACATTATTCGCGTCTCAAGATCTGATTGAGACGATGGGTAAAACAGAGATAAATCTGGAGAGTGGACAAACAGACTATATAGCTGCTCAAGGGTTGCAGACCGGGCTATCAGAGGATAGTGAGGAGGACAGTAGCGCATTTCCCGATAGCGATATATGGGGCGAGACGAAGGTTTATACGAGTGGGGGGCAAGTCCATCACATCGCCGCTGAGGACTTGAAGATCAAGCGATCAAAAGATGGCGATTTAACGCGCACCGTGACAGCGAATTACGAGGGTAATCGAGAAGATGATTTTACATATTTGCAGATCGATGTGAACCAGGTGCCATCGGGGATTTATCAATTGACGGTATTGGCAAAGGACAAACGGACAGATCAGACGGATAGGAAATACGTCTATTTTCGCATTGTCGAATGAACAATGGATACCAATTTTCAGATTATGTACTGACTGGCGTCCTAACTCCGGTAAAAGCGAGCGGTTTTTTCAAGCAACTTCTATGCATTTAAAAATTTATACGCAATTATCTCGCATAATATCATTCAAGGTGATACAAGGAGCAAGAATGGCAAGACTGCGACAAGAGGGATTGACCGCCCGCGAGATGGAACTCATACAGGTACTCTGGCAGCAGAAAGAGGCAACCGTCGAGATGATTCAGGCAAAATTGCCTGATCGGTTAGAGGGCTCCACTATTCGGACACTTCTGCAAATCATGGAAGACAAAGGCTATGTGGCGCACGAAAAGCAAGGACGCGCCAATGTGTACCGCCCCATAATCGAACAACAGTTGGTTCAATCTGTAGCACTGAAATACATCATTCAAAAACTGTTTGGTGGTTCAGCCGAACTGCTGCTGGCGCGACTGGTTAAAGATAGAGGGATAGATTTGGACGATGTGATACGGTTGCGTAAAAAACTCAAGTAACGACCAAAACAGGTCAGGTCCACGCGATCTTCTACCAACTAAAAAACCACGTCCTTTGGGCGTGGTTTTTTGGTTTATACTTTTGGTATTTTTGACAAGGATTAAAACCGCGATTGTTTACTCTCCATACTGGTATGCACATTGATCAATACGGTTTTGCCATCAGCCTGTGCATCTGACAGACAGGTCGGTATTTAAATATATTTGACCTTACGCAGCAACTCTATATCTTGTCATGCATTTGAAATGGGAATGACAGGCGCATCTATGCGTAACACCAGTTAATGAGTTATCAGAGAACCTTATGTGAGGAGATAGTTGATGAATCCAGAACGCGATAAACAAGCGCCGTTGACCGGGATCCGCGTTGTCGATTTCGGTCATTATATTGCCGGGCCTTTGACGGGGATGTTGCTCGCAGATCAGGGGGCCGAGGTGATTAAGGTGGATCGGCCGGGCAAACCGGATTACGATACGCCGGCAAATGGTGTTTTTAATCGGGGGAAACAGCGCATCGCGCTCGATCTGAAAAATGCTGACGATCTGGCAATGGCGGTGAATTTAATCCGTTCTGCAGATGTGGTTATTGAAAATTTTCGCCCGGGTGTTATGCAGCGATTGGGTTTGGGGGCAGAAGAGATGACTGCGCTGAATCCGGGATTGGTTTATCTCTCTTTGCCGGGTTTTGCTTCGACGGATGAAAGAGCGTCTATTCGCGCATTTGAAGGTATTATCAGCGCGGCTATAGGTCAATATACAGATCTTCAAAGTAGAAGATCGGATTTGCCGCCTGTTTATACGCCGATGCCATTGGGTTCGACTTATGGGGCGATTCACGGTGCTATCGCTGTTACACTTGCGCTGTATGCACGCGAAGAGAGCGGGCGCGGCGATGTGATTGAGGTTTCGCTGGTTGGTGCGGCGATGTCTGCTATGGCGGTTATTATGCTGGATGTGGCGGACAAGCCCGCGCGATATGGCACGCCGTCTAATGTTGGTCGTCAGAAACAACGCAGTAGTGCGGGGTCGCCTTTTATTGGTACGTTTCGGGCAGGCGATGGGCAATGGCTTTATATTATTACGGCTGGACATTCCCGAAATAGTCGGTCACTGGTCAAAGCGCTGGAGGTGTACGATGATTTGATCGCGGAGGGTATGGTCGATGTGCCCGTGTATGAGAATCTCCATCTGACGAATAATATTCCCGATTCATCCCATTTGTCCAGTGAATGGAATCTCAAAGCGCGCGAAAAAATTGAGCGTGTGCTGGCGAGTGAACCAGCACAACACTGGGTCGATGTTTTGACGGCTGCTGGCGTGCCGTGTACGATTCATCGTACGGCACAGGCGTGGTTGCATAAGTCCGAGACCGAAGAAGCGGCTTTGACGGTTGTGGTTGACGATCCCGAGTATGGTCCGATGCGGCAACTCGGGGTGCAGACGTGGCTTGCCAAAACGCCGGATGAATGCGCGATTCCTAAGGCGTCGAGGCCGTTTGTGGGAGATGTTAAACCCAAACTGAATGGGGATATCGCGGCATCGCTCGGAAAACCTATCCTAAAAGGTGTTCGCGTTCTGGATTTGTCCAATGTGCTCGCCGGGCCAGCCAGTGCGCGCACGCTGGCGGAATACGGCGCAGAGGTTATTAAGATCGATCCGCCAGAACCCTATTTTGGTCCGCGCATTTCCAGTTGGTTTCCCCTGGAAGTTAGTCCCGGCAAGCGCAGCGTGATTTTGAATTTGAAAGACGAGTCTGGCAGGGCAGCTTTTATGAAGTTGGTTGAGACAGCCGATGTTATTGTTCACAATTTCCGGCCCGGGGTTGCGCAAAGTTTGGGTATTGACTACGATGCTGTTAAGAGGCGCAAACCCGATATTGTATATCTCAATTTGACGGCGTTTAATGGTCCGCGTCCGGGTCCGTGGATGAACCGACCGGGTTTTGATCCTTTGCTTCAGGGTTCGACGGGGATACAAATGCGCTATGCTGGCGAGGGTAATAAACCGATCTTGCACGGTTGGGCGTCGTGTATCGATTATATTACGGGTTATTCGGCAACTTATGGCGCGGTGCTGGCGTTGCTCAAGCGCAGGCGCAGTGGCGTGCCCGATGGTGGCGATTTTGTGACGACTTCGCTCGCTCAGGGGGGGCAACTCGTGCAGGCGCCTTTTATGTATGCTTGCGAAGCCAGGTGCTCGGGTGATGAACCAGCGGGACAGGATGCTGTTGGTGAGCACGCGCTTCACCGCATGTATCGCGCGCGCGATGGATGGGTTTTCCTGGGTGGGTTGGCGCATGAGATGGGTAAGTTGAGGTGTGTTGCGGGGTTGGAGAATACACCTGATGAAGATTCTGGTGAATTTTTAGAGGGTGAGATCAAAAAACGCGATGTAGGCCATTGGGTTAAGGTTTTTAACGAGGTGGGGCTGGCCGGGCACCGCATTGATTCGCTTGAGGATATTCGCGAGATGTTTTTGCACGAGGTGTGTGACGAGAATTTGGACGCCTGGGATGATGGGCGCTCCATTTCTATTGTTCGTTTTACGGATCACCCGGTTGGCAGTGCTGTCGATCTCGCGCCGCCCGCTTATGTGCGTTTGAAGAATGCGCCTGTTCAATTGCTCTACGCGTGTCCCAAACAGGGTGCGCATACGAGGGAGATTCTCGGGGAGTTGGGTTATGATGACGACTATGTTGACGGGCTGATCGCAAAGGGCATAGCGAAAGAGCAACTTCACAAATATTATTTGCCACATTAGACGAATAGACGGAGCGGGGTACAACTGCGTCAGCAGTTCATCAGTGAAGCAGATGATGTACATGAGAACTGTCATTGCGGCATGCTTTTAGCCGCAATCCAGAGGTTTTGGGAGGATGGGCGGGGTTCGTTGATTCGTTGATTCGCTGATTCGTCCAGGGAGGGATTATGCCATCAGAAGAAGCGGTTGCACAGGCGAGAGAACGGGCGATTCCCGTGCTGGATGCGTGGATGACCGGTTTTAATGCGCTGGATCTGCAGGCGTGGAAGGCGACGATGCATTTTCCACATTTTCGTCTGGCTTCGGGAATTATGCACCGATGGGAAGACGCGGATATGGACGATACATTTATCGCGCGTGTGAGGACGGGGTTGGGCAATATCGGCTGGCACTACAGTGTTTGGACCCGGCGCGAAATTGTCCATTGTTCGGATGAGAAGATTCACGTTGATACGCAATTTACCCGCTACCGCGAAGACGGTTCGGTGATTGCCGCTCACGATTCACTTTATGTTCTTACGTATGAGGATGGCAGATGGGGTATTAAATTGCGCTCCAGTTTTGCCAGATAGCAGCTATGAGTTATCAGAGAGAGTTTGAAAGCCGGCTGAATGTCGGCGTTGTCGGTGTGGGGTCACATTGCTACAGGAATATCCTGCCTGCGATGCATTATCTTCCGGTGAGGCTTAAGGCTTTTTGCGATTTGAGGCTGGATCTCGCGAAGGCGACGGCGGAGGAATACGGTGTGGATGCTTGCTATGCCAGCACTGCGGATATGTACGCGGGTGAAGATCTGGATTGCGTTTTTATCTGTGTGTCTCCAGAAGCACATCCAGAGCTGGCGTGCGAGGCGCTGGATGCTGGGCTGCATGTGTGGATGGAGAAGCCGCCTGCTACGCTGGCTTCTGACGTGGAGACCATGATGCGCCATCGCGGGGATCGCGTGGTTGTTGTGGGGTTCAAGAA
It includes:
- a CDS encoding BlaI/MecI/CopY family transcriptional regulator yields the protein MSNEQWIPIFRLCTDWRPNSGKSERFFQATSMHLKIYTQLSRIISFKVIQGARMARLRQEGLTAREMELIQVLWQQKEATVEMIQAKLPDRLEGSTIRTLLQIMEDKGYVAHEKQGRANVYRPIIEQQLVQSVALKYIIQKLFGGSAELLLARLVKDRGIDLDDVIRLRKKLK